The following coding sequences are from one Rhodocyclaceae bacterium window:
- a CDS encoding light-harvesting protein: MAERSSISGLTDSEAQEFHQFYIQGMIGFTAVAVVAHILVWAWRPWF; the protein is encoded by the coding sequence ATGGCTGAACGAAGCTCCATCTCCGGCCTCACGGACAGCGAGGCACAGGAGTTCCACCAGTTCTACATCCAGGGAATGATCGGTTTCACGGCAGTCGCCGTGGTGGCCCACATCCTGGTCTGGGCCTGGCGTCCCTGGTTCTAG
- a CDS encoding light-harvesting protein has product MWRIWRLYDPLRAMVIQGVFLFSLAAMIHLILLSTNKFNWLDGPKAGPATTQNAPMPAATPK; this is encoded by the coding sequence ATGTGGAGAATCTGGCGTCTGTACGACCCATTGCGGGCCATGGTCATCCAGGGTGTCTTCCTGTTCTCGCTGGCAGCGATGATCCATCTCATCCTGTTGAGCACGAACAAGTTCAACTGGCTGGACGGTCCGAAGGCAGGGCCGGCAACCACGCAGAACGCGCCGATGCCGGCGGCAACACCGAAGTAG
- a CDS encoding photosynthetic reaction center subunit L, translating to MAMLSFERKYRVRGGTLVGGDLFDFWIGPFYVGFFGVTTMFFSILGTALILWGASQGPTWNLWQINIAPPDLKYGLGLAPLLEGGLWQLITVCAIGAFGSWALREVEICRKLGMGYHVPFAFSFAIGAYVTLVVVRPLLLGAWGHGFPYGIFSHLDWVSNVGYQYLHFHYNPAHMIAVSFFFTCTFALSLHGALVLSATNPPKGEAVKTPEHEDTFFRDTIGYSIGTLGIHRLGLFLALAAVFWSAVCIVISGPFWTRGWPEWWGWWLNLPIWS from the coding sequence ATGGCAATGCTGAGTTTCGAACGAAAGTACCGTGTCCGTGGCGGCACGCTCGTCGGGGGCGACCTCTTCGATTTCTGGATCGGGCCGTTCTACGTCGGCTTCTTCGGTGTGACGACGATGTTCTTCAGCATCCTCGGCACCGCACTGATCCTCTGGGGGGCCTCGCAGGGCCCGACCTGGAACCTCTGGCAGATCAATATCGCGCCGCCTGACCTCAAGTACGGGCTGGGCCTGGCACCGCTCCTGGAGGGCGGGCTGTGGCAGCTGATCACGGTCTGCGCGATAGGTGCCTTCGGTTCATGGGCGCTGCGCGAGGTCGAAATCTGCCGCAAGCTCGGCATGGGCTACCACGTACCCTTCGCATTCTCCTTCGCGATCGGCGCCTACGTCACGCTGGTGGTTGTGCGTCCGCTACTGCTCGGCGCCTGGGGACATGGATTTCCCTACGGCATCTTCAGCCACCTCGACTGGGTGTCGAACGTCGGCTACCAGTACCTGCACTTCCACTACAACCCGGCGCACATGATCGCCGTCAGCTTCTTCTTCACCTGCACGTTCGCCCTGTCATTGCACGGCGCGCTGGTGCTGTCGGCCACCAACCCGCCGAAGGGCGAGGCCGTCAAGACCCCCGAACACGAGGACACCTTCTTCCGCGACACGATCGGCTACTCGATCGGTACGCTGGGCATCCACAGGCTCGGCCTGTTCCTCGCCCTGGCGGCGGTTTTCTGGAGCGCAGTGTGCATCGTGATCAGTGGCCCGTTCTGGACGCGTGGCTGGCCCGAGTGGTGGGGCTGGTGGCTCAACCTGCCGATCTGGTCGTAG
- a CDS encoding photosynthetic reaction center subunit M — MSYYQNIFTQIQPTGPASHGVPLGKGNSPRTGEPMIVHLLGRIGNAQIGPIYLGGLGLASLMCGLLAFWIIGFNMLASVNWDPIQFVRQLFWLALEPPPPSYGLSLPPLNDGGWWMMAGFFLTVSLLLWWARMYTRARALGMGTHVAWAFAAAIWLYLVLGFIRPLLMGSWGEAVPFGIFPHLDWTAAFSLRYGNLFYNPFHALSIAFLYGSALLFAMHGGTILAVTRFGGEREIEQIVDRGTASERAALFWRWTMGFNATMESIHRWAWWFAVLCPLVGGIGILLTGTVVDNWYLWAVKHGVAPMYPAVFPAVVDPATLIQGVK; from the coding sequence ATGTCTTACTATCAGAACATCTTCACGCAGATCCAGCCCACCGGGCCTGCTTCGCACGGCGTGCCGCTGGGCAAGGGCAACAGCCCGCGCACCGGCGAGCCGATGATCGTCCATCTCCTGGGCCGCATCGGCAACGCACAGATCGGCCCGATCTACCTGGGCGGGCTGGGCCTCGCCTCGCTGATGTGCGGGCTGCTGGCGTTCTGGATCATCGGCTTCAACATGCTGGCCTCGGTCAACTGGGACCCGATCCAGTTCGTCCGGCAACTGTTCTGGCTCGCGCTGGAACCGCCGCCGCCGAGCTATGGGCTCAGCCTGCCGCCGCTGAACGACGGTGGCTGGTGGATGATGGCGGGCTTCTTCCTGACCGTGTCGCTGCTGCTCTGGTGGGCGCGCATGTATACCCGTGCCCGTGCCCTGGGCATGGGCACGCACGTGGCCTGGGCATTCGCGGCGGCGATCTGGCTGTACCTGGTGCTGGGCTTCATCCGCCCGTTGCTGATGGGCAGCTGGGGCGAGGCGGTGCCGTTCGGTATCTTCCCCCATCTTGACTGGACCGCCGCGTTCTCGCTGCGCTACGGCAACCTGTTCTACAACCCGTTCCATGCGCTGTCCATCGCCTTCCTCTACGGTTCGGCGCTGCTGTTCGCGATGCATGGCGGCACCATCCTCGCCGTCACCCGTTTCGGCGGCGAGCGCGAGATCGAGCAGATCGTCGATCGGGGCACGGCCTCGGAGCGCGCGGCGCTGTTCTGGCGCTGGACGATGGGCTTCAACGCCACGATGGAATCGATCCATCGCTGGGCATGGTGGTTCGCAGTGCTGTGCCCGCTGGTCGGTGGCATCGGCATCCTGCTCACCGGGACTGTCGTGGATAACTGGTACCTGTGGGCGGTCAAGCATGGTGTCGCACCGATGTACCCGGCCGTGTTCCCGGCGGTCGTCGACCCGGCCACGCTGATCCAGGGGGTGAAATGA
- a CDS encoding photosynthetic reaction center cytochrome c subunit yields MKSSSGYIRRICLAAAAIAASALLSGCERPPVDTVQHGFRGTGMVQVYNPRILIPETYKNVVPDPLPAVPADGPRARDVYKNVQVLGDVSAAEFTRLMVAISAWVAPNEQCSYCHAPGEDFSSDSMYTKVVARRMIQMTQAINSRWTAHVSQTGVTCYTCHRGNHNPAEVWYRSPLHPQATRALGNDAGQNKAAANVGLASLPYDALRDYLSSDPKEIRNNGATALPTGNRSSIKQAEFTYSLMMHMSDGLGVNCTYCHNTQNFAKWEGAPPQRVTAWHGIRMAREINTAYIEPLTPVFPAGRLGPTGDVAKVNCATCHQGAYKPLYGVSMLRDYPQLGRVTGATGAPRAAAPPPGVLGRVLFDTGRSDLSAAAKAEIGKAAKAAMADASVKIALSGFTDRTGNPQANLDLARNRAVAVRDALTAAGVPVARIDMRKPEFVIGGADANSRRVDLVAAR; encoded by the coding sequence ATGAAGTCCAGCAGCGGTTACATCCGCCGGATCTGCCTTGCCGCGGCGGCGATCGCCGCCAGTGCGCTGCTCTCGGGTTGCGAGCGGCCGCCGGTGGACACCGTCCAGCACGGCTTTCGCGGCACCGGCATGGTGCAGGTCTACAACCCGCGCATCCTGATCCCCGAGACGTACAAGAACGTCGTGCCCGATCCGCTGCCGGCGGTGCCGGCCGACGGTCCACGCGCACGGGATGTGTACAAGAACGTCCAGGTGCTCGGCGACGTGTCGGCTGCCGAGTTCACCCGGCTGATGGTGGCGATCAGTGCATGGGTCGCTCCGAACGAGCAGTGCTCGTACTGCCATGCGCCGGGCGAGGACTTCTCCTCCGACTCGATGTACACGAAGGTCGTCGCACGCCGGATGATCCAGATGACGCAGGCGATCAACAGCCGCTGGACTGCGCACGTGTCCCAGACCGGCGTGACCTGCTATACCTGCCACCGTGGCAACCACAACCCGGCGGAAGTCTGGTACCGGTCGCCGCTGCATCCGCAGGCAACGCGCGCCCTCGGCAATGACGCTGGCCAGAACAAGGCTGCGGCGAACGTCGGCCTCGCATCGCTGCCCTACGACGCGCTGCGCGACTACCTGTCGAGCGACCCGAAGGAGATCCGGAACAACGGGGCGACTGCGCTGCCCACTGGCAACCGCTCGTCGATCAAGCAGGCCGAGTTCACCTATTCGCTGATGATGCACATGTCGGACGGACTGGGCGTGAACTGCACTTACTGCCACAACACGCAGAACTTCGCGAAATGGGAAGGTGCGCCCCCGCAACGCGTCACGGCCTGGCACGGCATCAGGATGGCTCGCGAGATCAACACCGCGTACATCGAGCCGCTGACGCCGGTATTCCCGGCCGGGCGGCTGGGCCCGACCGGCGATGTCGCGAAGGTGAACTGCGCGACCTGCCACCAGGGAGCCTACAAGCCGCTGTACGGGGTGAGCATGCTGCGTGACTACCCGCAACTGGGCAGGGTTACCGGCGCGACGGGTGCACCCCGCGCGGCGGCGCCGCCGCCAGGCGTGCTCGGCCGCGTGCTGTTCGACACCGGCAGGTCCGACCTCTCGGCTGCGGCGAAGGCCGAGATCGGAAAGGCGGCCAAGGCGGCCATGGCCGATGCCTCGGTGAAGATCGCGTTGTCCGGCTTCACCGACCGCACTGGCAACCCGCAGGCCAACCTCGACCTGGCGCGTAACCGCGCCGTGGCGGTGCGCGATGCACTGACCGCGGCTGGCGTGCCGGTGGCCCGCATCGACATGCGCAAGCCCGAGTTCGTGATCGGCGGTGCCGACGCCAACTCGCGGCGTGTGGACCTGGTCGCTGCAAGGTGA
- a CDS encoding spheroidene monooxygenase — protein MVVVVLADIRPASRLWGYGRFAFGRSAVRGQPGVRFAKVLGSGFEGGFGLKPSASRQGLLCLFDGPAAAYDFLERSALVQAYRDHAREYLEVRLRAFSCRGSWDGVRFEPVAQPPQDGPIAGLTRASIRPRHAREFWSKAPPAERSLADAHGCLLAVGLGEAPLLRQATFTVWDSIASMDGYARTGAHMEAIRASREGGYFSESMFVRFVPEALRGTWKGRTYA, from the coding sequence GTGGTAGTGGTCGTGCTGGCGGATATCCGGCCCGCCTCCCGGCTCTGGGGATACGGCCGTTTCGCGTTCGGACGCAGCGCGGTACGAGGCCAGCCCGGCGTGCGTTTCGCCAAGGTGCTCGGCAGTGGCTTCGAAGGCGGCTTTGGACTGAAGCCGAGCGCCTCGCGGCAGGGGCTGCTCTGCCTGTTCGACGGTCCCGCCGCGGCGTACGACTTCCTGGAACGGTCCGCGCTGGTGCAGGCCTACCGGGACCATGCGCGCGAATACCTCGAAGTACGGCTGCGTGCGTTCTCGTGCCGTGGCAGCTGGGACGGCGTCCGCTTCGAGCCAGTGGCACAACCACCGCAGGACGGACCGATTGCCGGTCTCACGCGCGCGTCGATTCGCCCGCGTCATGCGCGCGAGTTCTGGAGCAAGGCGCCCCCGGCGGAACGCTCGCTTGCCGATGCCCACGGTTGCCTGCTCGCAGTCGGGCTCGGCGAGGCGCCGCTGCTGCGCCAGGCGACCTTCACGGTCTGGGACAGCATCGCGTCGATGGATGGCTATGCGCGTACCGGAGCGCACATGGAAGCGATCCGGGCCTCGCGCGAAGGTGGCTACTTCTCAGAGTCGATGTTCGTACGATTCGTGCCTGAAGCCCTGCGCGGTACCTGGAAGGGGCGCACCTATGCCTGA
- the crtI gene encoding phytoene desaturase, which yields MPDGSLPSVPGGIEHGRALKDHRTVVVGAGIGGLVTALQLACAGVQVTVVERAATPGGKMRRVEAGCASVDSGPTVFTMRWVFEQIFAGAGASLDERLKLSPLPVLARHAWRDGSRLDLFADHERSVDAIGDFAGAAEAKRFRAFCRQARDVYDALEGPYIRSSRPSLVGMGSSLGMRGVKELVKLGPFTSLASKLARQFVDPRLRQLFGRYATYCGSSPWSAPATLLLVAQVEMDGVWSVDGGMHGLACAIATLAAERGVTFRYGTAVDEILVRGGRACGVVLAGDERIDAESVVFNGDAHALASGCLGEAVSGSVDRVPHAARSLSAVTWSMHARTAGFPLDNHNVFFDDDYASEFSDIFGSGRLPSKPTVYICAQDRAAGMARAPVPGSRERLLCLVNAPATGDTRPLESSEIDACEHRMQALLSHCGLKLEIDPASTVRTTPHDFERLFPATGGSLYGRATQGWMALFKRSGSSSRLPGLYLAGGSVHPGPGVPMAAMSGQLAAATLLGHLGSTSRSTRVVISGGMSTRSVTTAAMA from the coding sequence ATGCCTGATGGTTCACTGCCTTCCGTGCCTGGTGGCATCGAACATGGCCGCGCCCTGAAGGACCATCGCACGGTGGTCGTCGGCGCCGGCATCGGAGGCCTTGTCACCGCGCTGCAGCTCGCCTGTGCCGGCGTGCAGGTGACCGTCGTCGAACGTGCGGCAACTCCCGGCGGCAAGATGCGCCGGGTCGAGGCCGGCTGTGCATCGGTCGATTCCGGACCCACGGTATTCACGATGCGCTGGGTGTTCGAGCAGATCTTTGCCGGCGCCGGGGCCTCGCTCGACGAGCGGCTGAAGCTCTCGCCGCTGCCGGTGCTTGCACGCCACGCCTGGCGCGATGGCAGCCGGCTCGACCTGTTCGCCGACCATGAACGGTCGGTCGATGCGATCGGCGACTTCGCTGGCGCTGCCGAGGCGAAGCGGTTCCGCGCATTCTGCCGGCAGGCTCGCGACGTCTACGACGCGCTGGAAGGGCCTTACATCCGCTCGTCGCGACCCAGCCTGGTCGGCATGGGTAGCTCGCTCGGCATGCGCGGCGTGAAGGAACTGGTGAAGCTCGGTCCGTTCACCTCGCTGGCTTCCAAGCTGGCGCGCCAGTTTGTCGATCCGCGGCTGCGTCAGCTGTTCGGCCGCTATGCAACCTACTGCGGCAGCTCGCCCTGGAGCGCACCGGCCACCCTGCTGCTGGTCGCGCAGGTCGAGATGGACGGCGTGTGGTCGGTCGATGGCGGCATGCACGGCCTGGCCTGCGCGATCGCCACCCTGGCGGCCGAGCGTGGTGTGACGTTCCGATACGGCACGGCAGTCGACGAGATACTCGTGCGCGGTGGCCGGGCCTGCGGCGTGGTGCTGGCCGGCGATGAACGGATCGATGCCGAAAGCGTCGTGTTCAACGGCGACGCGCATGCGCTGGCCAGCGGCTGCCTCGGCGAGGCGGTGTCGGGCTCGGTCGATCGCGTTCCGCACGCCGCTCGCTCGCTGTCGGCGGTGACCTGGTCGATGCATGCACGCACGGCTGGCTTTCCGCTCGACAACCACAACGTGTTCTTCGATGACGACTACGCATCGGAGTTCAGCGACATCTTCGGCTCTGGCCGGTTGCCGTCGAAGCCGACCGTCTACATCTGCGCGCAGGACCGCGCGGCCGGGATGGCGCGGGCACCGGTGCCCGGCAGTCGCGAGCGCCTGCTTTGTCTGGTGAATGCACCGGCGACCGGCGATACCCGCCCCCTCGAATCCTCGGAGATCGATGCATGCGAACACCGGATGCAGGCGCTGCTTTCCCACTGTGGCCTGAAGCTGGAGATCGATCCGGCGAGCACGGTCCGCACGACACCGCACGATTTCGAGCGGCTGTTCCCCGCGACCGGGGGCTCGCTCTATGGACGGGCGACGCAGGGATGGATGGCCCTGTTCAAGCGGTCGGGGTCGAGCAGTCGCCTGCCAGGGCTCTATCTTGCGGGGGGCAGCGTGCATCCGGGGCCGGGCGTACCGATGGCGGCGATGTCCGGGCAGCTGGCGGCCGCGACGCTTCTGGGGCACCTCGGTTCGACCAGCCGGTCGACACGGGTGGTTATCTCTGGTGGTATGTCGACGCGCTCAGTGACGACGGCCGCCATGGCCTGA
- a CDS encoding carotenoid 1,2-hydratase produces the protein MTERRRRSVQRTPGSFTVGPSRLEWDGNCLTIDIDEVGVPLPQRVRGRVRVHPHALSPFVTTLDDGGRHRWGPIAPAATVEARFDRPGMSWSGHGYLDSNEGDEPIERPFREWDWSRASLRDGSTAVIYDVRQKVGADRVLALRFDRDAKVESFEPPPRQPLPRTAWRIGRTMRTDPGTQATVTQTLEDTPFYVRSVLSSGLLGETVVSMHETLNVPRLTSTAVQLMLPWRMPRTG, from the coding sequence ATGACCGAGCGGCGCCGGCGCTCGGTGCAGCGCACGCCTGGCTCGTTCACGGTCGGCCCGAGCCGGCTCGAGTGGGACGGCAACTGCCTGACCATCGACATCGACGAGGTGGGCGTGCCGCTGCCGCAGCGGGTGCGCGGACGGGTACGGGTACATCCGCACGCGCTCTCGCCGTTCGTCACCACGCTCGACGATGGCGGACGCCACCGCTGGGGACCGATCGCACCGGCGGCCACGGTCGAGGCGCGCTTCGACCGCCCGGGCATGAGCTGGTCCGGGCACGGCTACCTCGACAGCAATGAGGGTGACGAACCGATCGAGCGGCCATTCCGTGAATGGGACTGGTCGCGTGCCAGCCTTCGCGATGGCAGCACCGCGGTGATCTACGATGTGCGGCAGAAAGTCGGTGCAGACCGGGTACTCGCGCTGCGCTTCGACCGCGATGCGAAGGTCGAATCCTTCGAGCCGCCGCCCCGGCAGCCCCTGCCCAGGACAGCCTGGCGCATCGGGCGCACGATGCGCACCGACCCGGGCACCCAGGCAACCGTGACGCAGACGCTCGAGGACACGCCCTTCTACGTGCGCTCGGTGCTGTCCTCCGGGCTGCTTGGTGAAACGGTGGTTTCGATGCACGAGACGCTCAACGTACCCCGGCTGACCTCGACCGCGGTACAGCTGATGTTGCCCTGGCGAATGCCGCGCACCGGCTGA
- a CDS encoding polysaccharide deacetylase, whose translation MLPSHDRYPYSGIDMRPAYEWPDGKRLAVYIAVNVEHFPFGAGGGIDLDRETKPWSQRSWMWREYGNRVGGWRLAELFDELGINVGVIVNSENYEHSPELVARYRDRGDEMIGHGISNGTERPIDMSPEAEARMTREVTDMMARADGVRPEGWLSPYLTPSLQTPDHLVDNGYSYVLDWGTCDEQPFWMKGGSAGRQGRLLSMPYPIELNDQPAIVGRRHTAEQYADMLIDQFDEMKRRSRKAPLVFGMSLHTFIVGQPFRIVHLRRALEHMRANSEGVWWPLPRDIARYYRTLPGSVQLSAG comes from the coding sequence ATGCTGCCTTCTCACGACCGCTATCCCTATTCAGGCATCGATATGCGCCCCGCCTATGAATGGCCAGACGGCAAGCGCCTGGCCGTCTACATTGCCGTGAACGTCGAGCACTTCCCGTTCGGCGCCGGTGGCGGGATCGATCTCGATCGCGAGACGAAGCCTTGGAGCCAGCGCAGCTGGATGTGGCGCGAGTACGGCAACCGGGTCGGTGGCTGGCGCCTGGCCGAGCTGTTCGATGAGCTGGGCATCAACGTCGGCGTCATCGTCAACTCGGAGAACTACGAGCACAGCCCCGAGCTGGTCGCCCGCTACCGCGATCGCGGCGACGAGATGATCGGCCACGGCATCTCGAACGGTACCGAGCGTCCGATCGACATGTCGCCCGAGGCGGAGGCGCGGATGACACGCGAGGTCACGGACATGATGGCCCGCGCGGACGGCGTCCGGCCGGAGGGCTGGCTGTCGCCCTACCTCACGCCCAGCCTGCAGACGCCCGACCACCTGGTCGACAACGGTTATTCATACGTGCTCGACTGGGGCACCTGCGACGAGCAGCCGTTCTGGATGAAAGGGGGCAGTGCGGGGCGGCAGGGGCGGCTGCTGTCGATGCCCTATCCGATAGAGCTGAACGACCAGCCGGCGATCGTCGGCCGGCGCCACACCGCCGAGCAGTACGCGGACATGCTGATCGACCAGTTCGACGAGATGAAGCGCCGCTCGCGCAAGGCGCCGCTGGTGTTCGGCATGTCGCTGCATACCTTCATCGTCGGCCAGCCGTTCCGCATCGTGCACCTGCGCCGCGCGCTCGAACACATGCGCGCGAACAGCGAAGGCGTCTGGTGGCCGCTGCCGCGCGACATCGCGCGCTACTACCGTACGTTGCCCGGGTCGGTGCAGCTATCGGCCGGGTGA
- a CDS encoding response regulator transcription factor has product MSMPSEPLLRVVIVDDEAPARNRLRDLLVDCAAKVPLEIVGEAANGREALELLQGQDADLVLLDIRMPEMGGVELAEHLLKLQHPPAVIFITAYEEYAVKAFELNAIDYLLKPIRASRLAEALLKARSIVPLRADLLRGLSDAPRQHLSVTEGGKVYLVPIADIVYFKAELKYVTIRTAQREYLIEESLTRLEQEYAKRFVRIHRNCLVARDAIVGFERLSGAETDAHWVVLLRGLADKVAISRRQQHIVRDLSR; this is encoded by the coding sequence ATGAGCATGCCTTCCGAACCGCTGCTGCGCGTGGTGATCGTCGACGACGAGGCACCCGCGCGCAACCGCCTGCGCGACCTGCTGGTCGACTGCGCAGCTAAGGTGCCCCTGGAGATCGTCGGTGAAGCCGCCAACGGTCGCGAAGCCCTGGAGTTGCTGCAGGGCCAGGATGCCGACCTGGTACTGCTCGACATCCGGATGCCGGAGATGGGCGGCGTCGAACTCGCCGAGCACCTGCTCAAGCTGCAGCACCCGCCGGCGGTGATCTTCATCACCGCGTACGAGGAATACGCAGTGAAGGCGTTCGAACTCAATGCGATCGACTACCTGCTCAAGCCGATCCGCGCCTCGCGGCTGGCCGAAGCGCTGCTCAAGGCACGTTCGATCGTACCCCTGCGCGCGGATCTCCTGCGCGGGCTGTCGGACGCACCGCGCCAGCATCTGTCGGTGACCGAGGGGGGCAAGGTCTATCTGGTGCCGATCGCCGACATCGTGTATTTCAAGGCAGAACTGAAGTACGTGACGATCCGGACCGCGCAGCGCGAGTACCTGATCGAGGAGTCGCTGACGCGGCTGGAACAGGAGTATGCAAAACGCTTCGTCCGCATCCATCGCAACTGCCTGGTCGCGCGCGATGCGATCGTCGGCTTCGAGCGACTGTCCGGTGCCGAGACGGATGCACACTGGGTGGTGCTGCTCAGGGGCCTGGCCGACAAGGTGGCCATCTCGCGCAGGCAGCAGCACATCGTGCGCGACCTCTCGCGCTAG
- a CDS encoding histidine kinase, producing the protein MEGRSSIGENPAPPARTEAARHASGTARSGAQLPDFRNLGVLLRILLGVNAASLVAALLKTQTLSAMGETLIEVSALVQPAMFLTLLILAAAQPLLDRVRYEFGVAAVLLTAMGVTAAFNLLDGGMMGPVGDTLPRHLFCTIITVCMLLAWFDLRSRALSPALVEARLQALQARIQPHFLFNSLNAVLSLIRADPRRAEHVLEDLADLFRALMADSRALSTFASEVELARQYLAIESVRLGDRLRVEWDIQQMPGEARLPTLILQPLLENAVYHGIEPSMATGTVVIRIFRAGNEVHTLLSNPVPAGGERKQGNRIAVDNIRERLQLFFDAEARMRIREHEGRYEVSIRVPYTDTDRRASPGAGTPPTSGQTGDR; encoded by the coding sequence ATGGAAGGCCGTTCGAGTATAGGCGAAAACCCCGCCCCCCCTGCCCGGACGGAGGCTGCGCGCCATGCCTCGGGCACCGCGCGCAGCGGGGCCCAGCTGCCCGACTTCCGCAACCTCGGCGTGCTGTTGCGCATCCTGCTCGGTGTCAATGCCGCCTCCCTCGTGGCCGCGCTGCTCAAGACGCAGACCTTGTCGGCGATGGGCGAGACGCTGATCGAGGTCTCCGCGCTGGTGCAGCCGGCAATGTTCCTCACGCTGCTGATCCTCGCCGCCGCGCAGCCCCTGCTCGACCGTGTCCGCTACGAGTTCGGCGTGGCGGCGGTACTGCTGACCGCGATGGGCGTGACCGCGGCATTCAACCTGCTGGACGGGGGGATGATGGGCCCTGTCGGCGACACGCTGCCGCGCCACCTGTTCTGCACGATCATCACCGTCTGCATGCTGCTCGCATGGTTCGACCTGCGCAGCCGCGCGCTGTCGCCGGCACTGGTCGAGGCGCGGCTGCAGGCGCTGCAGGCGCGCATCCAGCCGCACTTCCTGTTCAACAGCCTGAACGCCGTGCTGTCGTTGATCCGTGCCGATCCCCGACGGGCGGAGCACGTGCTGGAAGACCTCGCGGACCTGTTCAGGGCATTGATGGCCGACAGCCGCGCGTTGTCGACCTTCGCCAGCGAAGTGGAGCTCGCACGGCAGTACCTCGCGATCGAGTCGGTGCGCCTCGGCGACCGGCTGCGCGTCGAGTGGGACATCCAGCAGATGCCGGGCGAGGCTCGCCTGCCGACGCTGATCCTCCAGCCCCTGCTCGAGAACGCGGTCTATCACGGCATCGAACCATCGATGGCGACCGGGACCGTAGTGATCCGGATCTTTCGCGCCGGAAACGAAGTGCACACGCTGCTGTCCAATCCGGTGCCGGCGGGCGGCGAGCGCAAGCAAGGCAACCGCATCGCGGTCGACAACATCCGGGAACGCCTGCAGTTGTTCTTCGACGCCGAGGCGCGCATGCGCATCCGGGAGCATGAAGGCCGCTACGAGGTGAGCATCCGCGTGCCCTACACCGACACCGACCGCCGGGCCTCGCCCGGGGCAGGTACTCCACCAACCTCAGGCCAGACCGGGGATCGATGA